In one Melopsittacus undulatus isolate bMelUnd1 chromosome 4, bMelUnd1.mat.Z, whole genome shotgun sequence genomic region, the following are encoded:
- the GHITM gene encoding growth hormone-inducible transmembrane protein, whose product MLAARLVCLRALSCQTIRPTITQTSPALRNSSIKAYRLWQPNQCYATRVRTGVRRGKIGQEIKEAAFEPSAETVIKADRLGKFIVAGGAAVGLGALAYYGMGMSSEIGAIEKAAIWPQYVKDRIQTTYMYFAGSIGLTALSAVAVSRSPALMSLMTKGSWLAIGATFAAMIGAGMLVRSISYENSPAAKHLAWMMHSGVMGAVVAPLAFLGGPLLIRAAWYTAGIVGGLSTVAMCAPSEKFLNMGGPLGIGLGFVLASSIGSMFLPPTSAFGAGLYSVAVYGGLVLFGMFLLYDTQHVIKRAETIPYYGVTKYDPINACMGIYTDTLNIFIRVATMLAGGGGSRRK is encoded by the exons ATGCTGGCTGCAAGGCTAGTATGCCTGAGGGCATTATCATGCCAGACTATCCGCCCCACCATTACTCAGACTTCCCCAGCTTTGAGGAACTCCAGTATAAAAGCATACAGGCTCTGGCAGCCTAACCAG TGTTATGCCACAAGAGTCAGAACAGGTGTAAGGCGTGGAAAAATTGGCCAGGAAAttaaagaagcagcatttgAGCCATCTGCAGAAACTGTGATTAAAG CTGATCGCCTGGGGAAGTTTATTGTTGCTGGAGGGGCTGCTGTTGGCTTGGGGGCCCTTGCTTACTATGGAATGGGCATGTCCAGTGAGATTGGAGCTATTGAAAAAGCTGC TATTTGGCCACAGTATGTGAAAGACAGGATTCAAACTACTTACATGTACTTTGCGGGAAGCATTGGTTTGACAGCACTGTCTGCTGTAGCAGTAAGCAGATCTCCAGCTCTCATGAGTCTTATGACAAAAGGCTCCTGGCTG gcaATAGGCGCAACTTTTGCAGCTATGATTGGTGCCGGAATGTTGGTCAGGTCCATATCCTATGAAAATAGTCCAGCTGCTAAACACTTGGCTTGGATGATGCATTCAG GTGTCATGGGTGCAGTGGTGGCTCCTCTGGCCTTCTTGGGTGGTCCTTTGCTGATCAGAGCTGCCTGGTATACTGCTGGAATTGTTGGAGGGCTCTCCACTGTCGCCATGTGTGCTCCAAGTGAAAAATTCCTGAACATGGGAGGACCGCTGGGAATAGGCCTAGGCTTTGTTCTTGCCTCTTCAATtg GGTCCATGTTCTTGCCTCCTACTTCTGCTTTTGGTGCCGGCTTGTATTCAGTGGCTGTTTATGGTGGATTAGTACTCTTTGGCATGTTCCTGCTCTATGATACGCAGCATGTTATTAAGCGTGCAGAAACTATTCCATATTATGGAGTAACAAAATACGACCCAATCAATGC GTGCATGGGTATCTACACAGATACACTGAACATCTTCATTCGGGTGGCCACCATGCTTGCAGGTGGTGGAGGTAGCAGGAGGAAGTAA